Within Larus michahellis chromosome 5, bLarMic1.1, whole genome shotgun sequence, the genomic segment CCCCTCTGATTTTGTCAGTTTTTGCAAAATAACAGTTTGATACAAGTGTACTATTTCTTGGTCTGAAATCTAATGCTAGTAACTTCAGTATTAGACTAGCTACCTAGTTTTACCTTAGCAAAGGTCTtctctggggtggtgggaggaaagaaaaaaaaaaaaaaatatcagctatTACATTTGAATCCAGGCTATACTAGAAGCATAATACaataatcacacacacacacaaatttatgAATACAAATTACTACAGACACATTGTCAAGATACCCTGctttaacagcttaaaaaaaacttAAGTGTTAAAGAATTTATTGCAGcccaaaataaagaaatcaggGTTGTTTTCTACTTCCTTTGACAGCCTTTATTCCCTTCCACCCCCCATGTATTTTAAGGTAGTAACCGTTATTCTTATATTAGGAGGACAGGGAAAAAAGTCGTCAAGTGTAAAGTATTAATCCAAAACCTATCATCCTGGCTGTCTCTTCTATATGTAAAAGACATACTGCAAATTAAGTGCTACAAGGACAACAGATATGCCAACCATATGCTGTGAGCATGGCATTTTGTAGCGAGACCTGTAGGGAATGCTTTCCTTGTACAGGTTCTTTACTGATGCTCTGTAATAACTATCTTCATGAAGGGGTTTTATTTAGCAAtgcaggaaagggaagaagatggCATCTGTACACAAGTTACCATTTCGTCCACACTCCATTCAGCACTGGGGTAGGGAAGTTACCATCATTAAGAGGACAACCAAAGCTAATACAAACACTTCCTGCTAACTGCCCTCCCCACCTTAAATTACATTCTTGAAATTAAGTTTTTTCCATCGCTAGTAGTACTTACGCTTCCTCTTTAGAAGAgcagagtatttttttcaaatgtttcttttgtattAATAAAAGTCAGTGTAATTTTGACATGATGCGTTAACTGTTTAGCAGTTTAAGGAGTCAATTCTTAAATTTATGCAGAAACTTTTACAGTGTGCGTGTTTTGTATTCGTGGGTACTCAAAGATACTCACAGCCATTATAGATTCAGAATTCAGATGTCAGTTACGGCCATATCCTCTTCCTGTCTATGCAGTAGCTTTTCCAAACTTCTCAGGTTTCATCACTAATGGTACATGTTAACAGAACGTGTGGCAAGTCTATAACAGATTCCTTAACACATTCAAAGAAAAAGTGAGTCTAACTTTTATTCAAAGCCTTCTCTGATAAATTGTGCTCTAGTTCGGGTGGCTCCTCAGCGTCTCGAATACCAGAAGTGTTATAAATGCCATCAACTGCAGGGGCCGTTGTTGGCGTTGTGAGAGGTGTCACAGTGTGTCCAAACCCCTGATAATGACCCATGGGTGAAGATGGCATTGAAGAAGCATCAGAAATTGGGTCTTGAGTGGATGAAGACAGCAAACTCGTATGCTCGTTTTGTTCATGATCCTCagcaaaaaacattttccttggCTGACCCAAAACCGTCCTTCCTAGAATTATGCCAAATGAAAATACGTTTTAATACTTCCAGCACTATACCAAGGTCTTTGAACACATCAACTCTAAAATAGGCATGTTACATTAGAAGATGAGTCTTTTTTTATAACAGTTTTACATGGGCATCGTtagctttaataaataaaaggatgtctttccattaagaaaaaccacaaacccaaaaaaacccgcAGCCACAACAAGAGAGACATCCCTCTCTTCTACGTATCACACCTGAAACTTATCCTGAGATCCacctatttaaaagaaaaattaaaaactaaacttCAAGTCAGTCAGGAGTACTGGAAAGAGCAAAGTACCAGATAAACCATCAAATCCTCTAGGAACGCAGCTGCCACTAATTTGGTACGGAATGTTCTCAAGGTCCTACAGAGATGGATAATAATGTAAAATGAAGCTGAAAATACATATGCTGTTAACAGATCATACAAATCTGGCTGTTACTTACCAACGTTTCGAACCTGTTCTGATATATCTGCCCTTATATCCGAAATATCCCACATTGCAAGAAAAGAGTCAAAGCACGACCCTTCTTCAGCTTCTTGAACATAAGGTTTATAGGAAAAACTGTAGTGATGCGCAATAGCAGCCAGGAACATCTCAACACAAATGATAAAATCCTGCAATGAGAGAGATAGTAACTCAATAGTTAATCATTCATAACTGAAGAAACAACTGAAAGACTGCAATTGCCTTGGGATACTGGCATCAGCTACTTTTCCACCAGAGGCAGGATATTCTGGGCAGGCTTCGGAGAGCCGTAGATACTGGAATCAGTCCTTGCCTGATGGACTGACTTACTGGAAGCGGATATTCAACAAGCAGCAGCTCTACAATGAATTCTTGCAAGAAGCAACGCACAGATATCCAACAGAAGTAGTTAAACTGGGGCACATTCCTCCTGCCCAACGCACGGATATAGAAGTGTCAAGCAGAGAACTCACTTGGGGAGACTGGCTGAAACTCAGCCCAACTTAGAATAAATTCAGTACTAATCTAGCTTGTGTTAATGAAAGTGAGTATGACAAAATTTGCTTGACATCAGCTACGTCATCTTATGTATAGCCATTCCTCCTAAGAAGTAATTGTCTGCTCCTACCTGTAAGCCTGTAGCCACAGCTTCCACACTTTGCCATTCCCAGGTGTGTTTCTCAGAAATAACGCCAACTTTCACCAACAATGCAATAAGCACAGCTTGcctataaagatttttttttttaattgttattgtAACAGTAGTGCCAAAAAAACTTCAAACAAATCTGGTAAACAAGGCCTGTTTGTATGTGTACGTATGTATGAACATAAGAAGAATGTTACAGAAAACTTACTGTTtatatatttagatttttaagaggaggaaaacaaaaccaaacagacttGAAAAGAGATGTCATTCATCCATGGTCCTAAAGACCAACAGAGAACCCAACCAAAGAAGAGTTTGTTGCTCCAGTTAGTTATTAGAACAAGTTGCTTCTCTTTCGGGGTATTGCTGCAGCCCACAGAGTAATGTTCAGGCAGTTAAAGGCACTCTCATTAGCAGCTATGCATGAGCAAGGCTTAAAATAGTAACTAATAGCAACTTATTCTGAAAaggttaaagtatttttttcttttagtttagtttaaaaagtaaaaatatcatttttcattttgaaataactgCAAGTGAAGAttctaaaataaattctgttctcGAGAATCACCTTACAAAATTGCAAGTCTAAAAAACAATCTTAAGTGAAGAAGCCTGGTCTGTCCAAGGCACCCTTTTCCCCTCACAGCACTTCACCAAGATTATGGGCAGATTTTTTTGAGGCCTCTAACCTCAGTAATAAATCCAGCCTTTTTAGCTCTTTTATGATCCATCCTGAGAGCAAGAAGCAATAAGTAAATAATTCACTtaccagaaagaaacaaaaacgaCCATCTTCACACAAAGGAACTTGCCAACAGGTTGGATAGGATTCAGTTCCTCACGTAGTACTTTATAAAACAGCACCAGACAATACATAGCAAACtaaaagacaaggaagaaaagctttattttgtgaGGGAGTTGTTTTACAGCATCTCTTCAGTTAAAAAATGTATCACAGTATGATACAAACTTAAGCTATCTATTTTAGAAAAGGGGCTCTGGATTTATGGAAACTTTGCCATACTGTTttaaagcagacttttttttttttgcttgaagttGTATTCCTTGAATGCGTGGTATTGGCAGACAGAGATTGAGGTCATCTATCTACACACTAAAGCAAAGCACAGGAAGGTCCCATAAAATCTTTTCAATGCTAAGCACGTCTCTAGGGAAAATGGGATAAAAAGCACGTGTTCTTTCAGGCTTCTGTTAAGAACACCTGAAATGTTGCCTCTTTATGAGAGGCGAGGCAATGAATGCAATCTTCACTGCAAATCGGAATGAGTTTCCTATTAATGGCAACTGCAAACTACTGAACTAATGCATAGCCAAACCTCAGGAATTGATCTTTTCGCACCTTTTCACACACATTCTCCTAGCCTCTTGCTACTACGTTTCTTTAAGCAATCCTGTCAACCAGGACATGCAGAAGTATCTGCTGGGACTGTTGTCACAGCAGAAAGCAGTCACAGCTCCTTCTCTAACAGTCACCCATCAAACACGATGGTGGCAGTAGGAGGAGGACACCCTTTTTGGATGGGATGTCACGCTGTTCTGACTCCTGCTGCTGTTGCCAAGAGAAGAAGCTTGGAGGCTAGAAGGCTAAGCAGCaaggagacagagctgctgctctctcctcTTGCAATAGATCATGTGTAATATGCCCTGGGTGAAGCAGAAAATTATTCCTCTGGATTCCCAGCAAGCCACTAAATGCAATCTCTGACCtccaaaatgaaattttcaagtCTAGGGGCTGACATCTTATCCTTACCCTGACATCATCTGGCAGCTGAACCAACAAGACAAGGTTGGCAGGCCAGAATCTTAGCACTGCACGCACCATCTCCATTTTTTCCTGTCAATGTTGTTACCAGCAGCTTTGTAACACAGAATTTTTAACATAGCCACTGCCGATTTTTACAAAGGTACATGTGCTGGGAGGAAGCTACATGGGTGAGCGAAGTCGTCTCTTCTGCAGAGGGGCAAGTCCACAGCTCTAACATGCTCAGGCCATATCACTTCACCCATCACATAGTTTGGGGTAGAAAGGCAGGGCACTTAATGCTTCATGGAgctttgcagtaaaaataataaaagttttaGGTTATCTGTTTTCCTAGTATTTTGCATACATAGTATTTAACAGATAGTAACTTTAACTTACAGTGGGAAATATTCTACCCATAAGAATCACCAGACATTAACACAATTACTGTTAATAGTTCACATAAAAAGATTCATGCAATATTAACATGATGACTTAAAAGAGCAGAAAGGTGTACTCGTGATACTCACTAGCTGTGACATGTTGTTAAGTATAACCAAGTAAGTCCAAGCATTGTTGAAGCTGAAGTTTCCTTCATCGTACACTCCCACGAGTTCACAAATTCTGAAAGAATTTTTAGAATTAATCACAATGTAATAAATGATCACTTTCTTGAAGTGATAAATCTTCGTTACATCGATCAACTGTTATAATCCAAAAGCTCTTTCGGTACTCAAATATGGGCACTGGGGGTCTGCACAAGAATCAATTTCCAACAGCATATGGCATAGGTTTCCACCCGTATTGTATCTTCCATAGAAGAAACTGTTTGAATGCAGGGTAAACATACCCCATTGCTGAATGAGTTCAACAATTAaacatcaattatttttttttagctgttgctTTTAACTGTTAGAACATATACAGCTAATATAAACATTTACGTGGATATTCTTGGTGAGTAGCAACTTCTTCCACAGTCCCACAGAATTAACAGTAATGACCATCAATACAAAGTTCATGAAATTAAGCTTTCAGCATGAACATGCATAACTGCCTGCTATTCCTTTACAGCAACAGGTTATATGATATGTATGAAGGCACACGGTCAAGCTTGTCACATGCAAAGTTTTATAAAGTTAAAAAAGTTACATGAAACCTGACTTTAAAAGTATGCTATTGTTGAAGCCaatgagaaaaggggaaaggaggaaaaaaggctctAAAAATTAAGAGATCGTAAAAATGTCTTTCCCACATAAACAGTGCTTCACATTCTCTCCCACTGCTTTCAGCAGCAGGCATTAAGTATTTACTATTTCAATTCTGCAAACAGTGATTTGCTATAGAGAATTCATAAAGAAATCACAGGTTGATTCAAATTGCCAGGACCCATTTAGCACATAGCACAAACAGTCTGCTTTCAAACTGCCTTGATTCAATACAAAGGGCATGAAAATTCTTTCCAATGTAACTCAAAATTACATCCTGAAGATCATTATCAATTATTTATGGGCATACTTACAAAGCAATAATGGTAGTAAATGGTCTGACAACAGTGTACTGCAAAACACCCAGTTTACATCTAAATAATAAAACtctgcaagagaaacacaaaattCATTGTACAAGAATTTAAAGACAATTCACTTATGGAAGTTTCCTGTTCTCAGTAGTTCCgataaactgaatttttatttcacagtaatTTCAACTTCTGCTTCCAGGACTTCAGTTTTTACAGTTCATAGTGTGTATATATGCAATACACAAAATACCTAGACTTTTATAGATACATAACAGGAAATACTTAATGATTCAGTTCTTTTAGCCATGGAAAGGTTCCAGCTGGGCTAAATAAAGATAATGCAATCTTCACTGCGTTTGAAGATGTTTAAGAATGACTTACATTCATAGTTTgtctttaacattttaaatagctttattaAAATCTCTTAAGAGAGATGCTTATCAGATTAAGCGTGCAGGAACAAACAGTTCACAGGCATATGGCCTTTTGTCCTTCACCTGTAGAAGTAAAAGCAATAGCCTATCTGGTCTACCAGTGATTCTACATGAGGTTTTTGGCAAATATTGTATGataggaaaggaaacaaattcaAGGAGAcctttttccaatatttttcaaaaataaggAATTTTCCTTCAGCACCACTTGAGTCAATGTATGTTAGTAACTAAGTGCGATTTATAGGATGTTTTACAGCTAGATGAAAACGTGTTCACAGCTGCTTCCAGTAGAGGTTCATAGTGGATAAACAAAATGTGTGCAAACCATAAACTGACTCTGACAAGCCACAACAGTTATACTACTAAGtatgaaaacaaagtatttgtaTCTGATTACACTGCTTAAAATTTTAAGATGTCATCATATACTCACTCTCCCATAGCCCACGATGGACAACAACAGAGAGGCGGCAGATGTCTCTGCTGATCTTTTGCTTCTATTATTAATACGAGGTTTGGATACCGGTTGGTTagataatttgaaagaaaaaccaTAAAATTATAGATGACATAAGCTTCATAGCATTCTCGACATGTATCCACATATATTGCAATGTTGGGGTATTTCAAAGCTATCCACTGTAAGAAGAGAGGTACACAAAAGGTTACATGCAAGAAAGACAAAAGTGATTCCAATGACAACACTGGCTGGCTAGTTCAGCAAGCAATACTTCATTAGATAGCAGGCACTAATTAAACAGGGCTTGAAGCATTTGGCTAATGAGAGCATGAACGCTACAGctagaaaatattctgtgaaaatgcAAGTAGAATTTCAGATCGCATCTCTGCTGCTTCAAATGCAAGCGTGCCTAAAGCACTGCACGAGAGATGCTCTGTATCTTTGACCACACAATTCAGTCCttaatttaaaagtaacaaaggAGATGGTTCCTTACACATAACCTACTCCTGTTAGGAGGGGACAAGATTGAACTGTTTCCTGAAATTCATATATTCATTGTTAGTATGTGTTTGAGAACTAAGTCTTTAGTCCCTCAGTATAAAGTTGATTTATTTTGGTATCTAATGGGTAAATGTTTGTTCTGGCATGTTTGCAAAATATAGAAGGCAGCAGCAGATCAGCCTTAAAGTGGTAGTCATCCCTCTAAACGAGAATTTCAgacagaaaagtgattttttttttttttttttgcaaaactgtgGTTATGGAGCTGTCAGAGCTTTCAATTTTTGATTTTGAGTATCACACTGCTGTTGCACTGTTTAGTGCATCCTGCCctactgttttttttgttttgttttgtgggttgttttttctttgggggtggggaaggggttaAATAGAGGCGGATCTTTTGAGTTTACTTTGCTTCCCTAGGTTGTAATAGAGCAAATGCTGTGCCTTCTCTGACCTTCTTATTAGaactacaggaaaatgcttcacatccTCATCGTAGTTAAGAAATACTAGAGATAACAGATGCTGCAACACTTTTGTGGAAGATGTAATACAGCATCTAATAGACTGAGAATACAGTATTTGAATCTGAGAAGAGAACTTTAAATGCAGCTCAGATTAAGCAGTCTAGCAGGATACCACATATGCAGCAAAGACCATAAGATCCAGGAGTCTATGGAAGATTTCTGTATGTCAGAAACATCCCTGAATGCCTGGCTAGAGCTCACGTAATTAGCAGGTAGTTTTTCTTCTAAGGGAAAATTCTATACTTGAAATTGAAATATCAACCTGAGGTAATTGATATTCCCCATAGGAAACAGATAGCCTTGTTTTCTTCCCCACTCTCCTTCACTCTCAGATACTCTAAATCCCAgtccttcaaaaaaataaaaaaataaaaaagaggcgGGGAGAAAACATACATACATAAGGATGACACTCCATAAACACTCAAGAGATgggagaaaaatcaaaggaaaagttCCTGGAAAGCTGTCTCTTATGGTGGAAACAGAAGCATTTGCAATGTCAAGAGATGATGACAACATGTAAACACACATCCTGTACAGTCCACAGGTTTAGTATGTTGCTTAGCTCTGGCTGAAATCATGTCTACAGGCGACTTATTACCATGAACCATATCTGGTATGGCAAATAGAATCTATTGCATAAAAGCATTCAGAAGTGGATTTTTTGTGGGATATTACCCTTTGCCTCCTGAAGCAAAAAGGATGAATTTTAGCACTAAGCATAACTCAGGAAAGAATTTTAGTTCTAAGCTTAACTGGTAAGGCACTGAATTTTGAGACAGTACTTGGATCTGTCTGGTTTCCAGTTCAGCCGTTACTGAAGATGGAAGGACCAAATGCAAGCTCTTGTCGTACCCCTTTCCACATCTGTCATAAAGGATACTGAAGGTTAAAAAGGGTTAGCAAAAGTGATCCCACAAGCTCCACAAGAAGAATGTAATATCGCTAGAACTACGTTTCTGATGTATTCCATTAATAGGAATGACCAGAAGTTTCTAGGACTACGACTCTCCATGCAGCGTATTTTCTGCTAACTGTGACACTTTTCCCTCACTCCCACAGCAAACAGAATTTTATCGAGCTGTTAACAGTAAGAGAACACTTACACTGTCTAAACTGTAAATCGGCACCATCCATAGAATCCTGTTACAATAACAAAAGAACATTTAATATTACTAGAAGTATTTTTAGTCTGAATTAAATTCAACATTTGTAGCACAgataaaatatgaaatgttaCCTTATTATTGGCTTCTGTAATTCAGGTTGAGTATAATGGACTAAGTGTTGCAGTATTCCCCAGAGAGATATCGGTATAGTCATTAGTAGAAATATCCCAGCAATAAACCATGCCTTGGTATGAATTCCAaccttgcaaagaaaaagaagaatgcaagaTCAAAGTTTCAGTACTAATACTTTAAAGTTTTACTAGtatagcaagaaaaataatttatctttctttttctatacCGTGAATAAAGTTTTAAGATGGATATTAAGTTTATCCCAATAATAAGTTTGGTTTTTCTAACTCTCCCTTCCAAACATACAAAATCCTAAAGTCTCCCTTGCAATCTGTTGATGTGGCTTAGAGTAAAActtaaaaattcaaaagaaaaatatgaggaatcttccaaaaccaaacaaaaacgaTCACCAATAAACACAAAACGTTCTACAAAAACACCGTAATGCTCCCTATTTAATCTACTGAAAGCCACAACAGATTCCTTGCTTTTCGTCTGGAACTTATCTCAGTTCAGTGCTTCATTATAAAGTTTCTGAAAGATTGtggatttaaagtatttttagctttaaaacaaagttcCAACTAGTAATCTATTTCAACTAGTTTCATTTAACAATCTGAAATagatatgcatttatatatatgtatggctACAACTTTAAAACAAAGTTCTCTGAAAAATAACTATATTAATAACCCTAAGTACCCAAAACTGGGAAACATAGTAGACTCTTctcaaacaggtttttttttgttgaaaatgtCTTCTTTGATCCCCTACTGTACATGAACATCCCTCATCTTCTGTTGCTTTACAGGTCAAAGATCCTTTCTGAGTAGTTTCTCTACCAGTATCGGATTTaatgattttgaaatttcagaTACCACTTTGATATAAACATCCATTATGCTAAACATGTGAAAGCATCAGAACAGGGTTTCAAAACAGGAAACTTAAAATACACTTAACACAGATTTTACTGTCATTAAGTGCTTAAGATTATACCATGAAAAAGGTTACCTCCAGTAGAACAAGCCTGTATTAAATTGgacaatatattttttaaggTTACAATTTTACCTTTTGTTAGAAAAGTAATACTATCACATGTATGCGTAATTCATGCACCACTGTTACGAGATACTACAGTATGTCACACCACCACGGACATACCACCAGCACGAAAAAGAAGCTTCTCTACTACTATCTCAACAGACCGGGCAGAACTACCTGAAacattttaagctgaaagaggggagttttagattagataccaggaagaaattctttcctgtgagggtggtgaggcactggaacaggttgcccagagaaactgtggatgccccatccctggatgtgttcaaggccaggctggacggggctttgagtaacctggtctaggggaaggtgtccctgcccatgcaactagatgatcttgcaggttccttccaacctaaatcgtTCACTGATTCTATGAACGCTCGTATTACCACAAAGTGTCAAAACATAAGTTCTGGGCAGGGCAGCGGCAGAGGTCCAAGGTCCAGCCGTGCCCCTACAGAGACCGACTCCAATTTGTTCAGCATCGCATCAACTGTTAAAACACCGACTACTACTGAACCGGAAGGAGAAAGCAATCCTGTCCCGTTCCATCTTGCTCCGTTCGCGCTGTAACAGCCCCATAAACGCCCGCAGCCGCACCGCGGAACCCCTCcgccctctcctctcctcgccaGGTCTTTGCCCGGGGCTGAAGGCCGCAGCCGCCCCGGGTGGGCCCGGGCTGACAGTGTTacccccccgccgcagcccgtcGCTCACCTCCAGCTTCTGCAGCTCCCAGACGCAGAGcggcaccaccaccagcagccccacGATGTACAGCAGCACAACCAGCGGCCGGATCCACCGCCGCCAGTTCCCGCAGGTGCACGGCATGGCGGCGGCGAGGCCGGCCCCAGCGGCACCGGCACCGAGGCTCCTCACGCACCACCCCGGGGCCCGCCGCGCCTCAGCGGGCCGGCGCCGGGCCCGCCGGCGTCCGCATCACCGGCGGGGCCGCCCGCACGCCCGGCCGGCTCCACATCAGCCTCCGGCTCGGCTCggtgccccactgcccccctcagCCCGGCCGCTCCCGAGCCCggccggccctggtccagcccagcccggctcggctcggctcggctcggctcggctcggctcggctcggctcggcaccgccccgcgcacacacacacaccccccgcggCACTTCCGCCCCACCCTTCAGCCGCCGCGTCGATTGGCTGCCCGCCCTGCCTATCGCGGCTTGCCCCGCCCCAGGGCGGGCCGGCGCCTGGGACAATGGGCCGGTAACGGCGTGGCCGTGCCCTCCCCGGAAGGGTGGTCTGGTGGTCTCTTCCGCCtgtcctcccccgcccccccccccgctatccCCTGGCAGTGGTCCGTCCCGCGCCGGGGAGGGGTTGGCGGGTAAGCCCGGGCTCGAGGGCACCGTTACTTCGTCTGAGGTAACGGCTGTGCACGCGCCCGGCCGTTAGTCGCCCTTCAGTTCGGCGGCTCTCCCCGAGCTGTGCCCTGCTGACGGCGGAGGGAGAAGCCTCCcccgcacgcacacacacctCCTTCCCGGCGAAAGTAATTAATTAACGAGCGGTTGAGGAAAGAGGCAGGTGGCCTTTCCCCAGGCACCACAGCGTGCGCGGGTAGCGGGTGCGCCTCACGGCGGAGGAGCGCGGAAACACGGGGTCACGCACCAGGCCTGTGGATGCCAGTGAGAGCCGGAGCTAATGAGATTAACGTTAGGAAGCGCGCGGACGGGCAGAAGTGACAGGATTTTAAATTAAGAGATTGTAACAACTTCACGGCTGGACAAAGCATCTGTAAACAGGGTCCTGTCTAAAACGCCTGTATGGATGCTCACCTGAGAGCAGGACGGAGTGAGCAGTCTGGTGTAGAGAGGTACTTAACAATTCCAAGAATGGATGACAGGTTGTGTGACGTGAAGACTCCAGTGGGCATATGAGTAATGcaaaatatgtattaaatttcaagtatttgctggacatttttttttttttttttttctgtagaagtgCCCTGTAAAAACTGCAAAAATGCCAGTGAACTCCACAACTCCGCTAACGAAACAGAGGACCTCAGGTGCTGAACTAAATTAGGACCATTAGTGATACTCTGCTAAATATCCAAGGAACTGCAGCTGTAAATTTTTGGAAGGAGGCAAATGCAGATTTCAGTTTGAGGTGTGACAGAGAAGTGTGTGCTGGAAGAAACCCCGTAGAATAAGAGGTACTAAGGAACACTGGCTGGGGTctgtctcttttttctctctctagctAAAttcctga encodes:
- the TMEM184C gene encoding transmembrane protein 184C: MPCTCGNWRRWIRPLVVLLYIVGLLVVVPLCVWELQKLEVGIHTKAWFIAGIFLLMTIPISLWGILQHLVHYTQPELQKPIIRILWMVPIYSLDSWIALKYPNIAIYVDTCRECYEAYVIYNFMVFLSNYLTNRYPNLVLIIEAKDQQRHLPPLCCCPSWAMGEVLLFRCKLGVLQYTVVRPFTTIIALICELVGVYDEGNFSFNNAWTYLVILNNMSQLFAMYCLVLFYKVLREELNPIQPVGKFLCVKMVVFVSFWQAVLIALLVKVGVISEKHTWEWQSVEAVATGLQDFIICVEMFLAAIAHHYSFSYKPYVQEAEEGSCFDSFLAMWDISDIRADISEQVRNVGRTVLGQPRKMFFAEDHEQNEHTSLLSSSTQDPISDASSMPSSPMGHYQGFGHTVTPLTTPTTAPAVDGIYNTSGIRDAEEPPELEHNLSEKALNKS